The window ACGCATTTTATAAATGACCGGCTCTATGTAACGGTCAACCTGACTACAGATACGGTCATTAAGCCTGGCTACGAAATACTACACATCAATGGTCAGCCGGTGCCTGAAATACGCCGGTTCATTTTCGATCATTCCTGGAGTGATGGATACAATACCACCAACAAACAGCAACGTCTGAACACTGGCTTCCTGGCCGTTTTTTATTACCTGCTCATAGCCCGGCCCGATAGCTTTGCCATAACCGCGAAAGATTCATCCGGGAAAATAGTGAATGTGGTCTATCCGGCACTAACCATCCAGACTGCCAGTAGTCAATTCCGGCAAAACCCGGTCAACAAAGAAATGATACGGCTCTATGTGGATAGAAAACGGGAAGACCTAAACCTGGAGATCAAAAAAGAGATCAATACCGCCGTGCTCACGGTGCGCAGCTTTGGGGGAAAAGCAGCCAAAAACATAGGGGCCTTCCTGCCGAAAGCCATGAAGAAATTGGCAAAAAACAACATTGGTCATCTCATCATAGACCTGCGCAACAATGGAGGTGGCTGGGACAGTGCCGGCGTATTACTATTTACTTACCTCATCAGTAAACCAGCCCGGTATTACTTGCGGGCGCATACCATTACAGCTTCCTCACCCTACCTGAGCCTGAGCGATCTTTCACCCGAAGACCTGGCAAACGTGCACAATGAGCTTATTTCCGAAACTGATGGCACTTTCACCTTGAAAGCTAATGCTGATGCAGGCCTGTCTATGCAACGGCCAAAAGCCGGTCACTACACCGGCAAAATTTACTTTCTCATGAATGGTGGTAGTGCGTCTGCTGCAGCGGAATTTCTGGCTGCGGCCCATGCCAATCAGTTGGGCGTCTTCATCGGCGAAGAGGCCGGTGGCAACTATGCCGGAGGCAATGGAGGTTCCTTTATTCCCCTGGTATTACCGCATAGTAAAATAAAAATAACACTTCCGCTGGTCTATTATGATAATACCACAAAACCTCCCTTTGAAAAGGGCAGGG of the Paraflavitalea devenefica genome contains:
- a CDS encoding S41 family peptidase, whose translation is MKHCLLTLWLFVPVLLFAQEKKAVHDSLTERILSKYDMQEDMRYLCKVMEEIHPGLYRYTPKPVMDQRLDSFYNLLTGDKPYYDYYRLMTAFVAGIRCAHTSVMPGGDWQSHFRQNAPLLPFSTHFINDRLYVTVNLTTDTVIKPGYEILHINGQPVPEIRRFIFDHSWSDGYNTTNKQQRLNTGFLAVFYYLLIARPDSFAITAKDSSGKIVNVVYPALTIQTASSQFRQNPVNKEMIRLYVDRKREDLNLEIKKEINTAVLTVRSFGGKAAKNIGAFLPKAMKKLAKNNIGHLIIDLRNNGGGWDSAGVLLFTYLISKPARYYLRAHTITASSPYLSLSDLSPEDLANVHNELISETDGTFTLKANADAGLSMQRPKAGHYTGKIYFLMNGGSASAAAEFLAAAHANQLGVFIGEEAGGNYAGGNGGSFIPLVLPHSKIKITLPLVYYDNTTKPPFEKGRGVMPDYDVPDNLENILRGIDTQKEFVFNLIRQGK